From a single Brassica oleracea var. oleracea cultivar TO1000 chromosome C5, BOL, whole genome shotgun sequence genomic region:
- the LOC106344773 gene encoding glutathione S-transferase T3-like has product MDPLYANSTGFVHSPGFVNLSSSQKTTDVESSQFPRFSSQSSIGPKPLERRKWTAKEDLVLISAWLNTSKDPIVGNEQKAGAFWKRIEVYVNASPQLDGCPPRESSQCKQRWGRVNDSVGKFVGSFEAALKNKASGQNENDVMKAV; this is encoded by the exons ATGGATCCTCTCTACGCTAACTCTACCGGGTTTGTCCACTCTCCCGGTTTTGTTAACCTCTCATCTTCACAGAAAACAACAGACGTAGAGTCTTCTCAGTTCCCTAGATTTAGTAGTCAGAGCTCTATAGGTCCTAAGCCACTGGAAAGGCGGAAGTGGACGGCAAAAGAAGACTTGGTGCTGATCAGTGCTTGGTTGAACACCAGCAAGGATCCGATTGTCGGTAATGAGCAGAAGGCAGGGGCCTTTTGGAAGAGAATAGAGGTCTACGTTAACGCCAGCCCTCAGCTCGATGGCTGTCCTCCTAGAGAGTCTAGTCAGTGTAAGCAGAGGTGGGGGAGAGTGAACGACTCGGTGGGGAAGTTTGTAGGATCCTTTGAGGCTGCTTTGAAGAACAAAGCTAGTGGCCAAAACGAGAATGATGTAATGAAG GCAGTGTAG